The Flavobacterium johnsoniae UW101 genomic interval TTATGTCTACGTCTTCAAAATTGAGGACAATATCCTTATAATCCTTTCCTTTAATTATCCCGTTTAAATCAATTTTCTGGTTTTCGTGAGATAAAACTATATTGTCAATGGTAAAGTTTTTAAAATACTGATCAAAAACGATCTGATTATCCTTTGCGGCGTCTTCATTTAAATACCATAAATAGTCTTTAAACTTCATTTCAGATTTCTTGATTCCGACAATATTATTTTTCTTTTTGTCGATAGTGTGATATAAATCGAGATTAAAATAATCCTGTCCTTTATCTCCACCTTTAAACTCAGAACGAACAAATAAAGTATCTTTTGATGTTACATTAATTAAATTGAAATCGCGGATTTTATAATAAGGCGTTTTAATACTATCGAGTTCAACGAATGCATTATAAAGCGGGTTTTTATTATCTATGCTGATTCTGATATTATCAAAAGTATTTTTGGCCGCAGTAATTTGTTTGGATCTGAAACCAAATTTAAATTCCTGCAGGTCTGCATCAATTTTACCGCGGACCACTGTACTGGAATCAATTTTTAAATCCGGATACAGCATTTCTACTACCTTATTATATACATGGAAATTAAAACGCAGGAATTGTCCTTTTTTAACTTTATAAGGTTTATAGTTGGTATACAAACTTCCCACAGAATTCATAACCAGTTTATCCAGCTGTGCAAATTGAAATTTACCCACAATTCTTCCTTCAACAATATCTGCTGAATTAATCGTTATGGTTCTTAGTCTGTCAGCATCAAAATTGGAACTTATTGTTACGTCATCAAAAACGTAAGTCGCCTGTGGATTTTGATATTCTGCATCTTTAATAATAATGTTTCCTTGAAGATTTTCGATAGAATTTCCGCTTACCTGAACTACTGCATCACCTTTAAAATGAGAAATCGAATCGTTTACGAATCTTAATTTTTGTAAATCTGAATTTTCTACATTTATATGAAAATCATAACGGCTTTCACGTTTACTTAAATCTACTAATCCGTCAAAAGTCAAATTCAAATTTGGGTCATTAATTGAAAGCTGGCCTTTGTAATAAGGAAGCTTGAAGTTTCCGTTTACAACAATATTACTGTATCTGTATTTATTATAGTCTAATTTATTAATATCACCTTTAACAATTGTATTCAAATATTTTTCGGTAAAACCAACACCGTCAACATCTAAATTTAAGGTCGTTCGGCCAACGTCTTTCCGGCCTAATAAAGCGCCGATGTTAAAATTATCCAAAACAATATTACCTGAATAAGAAGCTTTATCGATAAAATCCATATTATTCATATGAAGATTGACCTTACCGTTTCCTAAATCAGTAGCCATTTTAAAATCGGTTTCTAAAGCTGTTGTTGAGACTTTTGCTTTCCCGGTGATATTAAATTTACCAATTCTTTTCAGCTCTTTTGGAAGGCTTTTGCCTAAAATACCCGGAAGTATAAAAACCAGATTATCATAGCTGGCAATTAATTTATCAAACTTTCCGTCCATCGAGAACTTTTGTTCTTTTGTACCCAAAAGATTTTTAAAGTTGATATTTCCAAAGATTTTGGAACCATTTGCATCGCTCAGCCTTAAATGATTAAGGTTCAAATCATTTAAAGGTCCTTTAATCTTGGTTTTAACTTTAAAATGCTGGTTTTTACCCAGTCCGTCATAAAAATAACGAATATCGTTTGAAGCTATAGAAGACGAATCTAATGCTACATCAAAACGAACTTTATCTGTAAAATCAAGAAAATCTTTAACCTTATAGTTTAAAATTGCTTTTCCATAAATCCATGATCTCTTGGTTTTTATGGCAAGGTTTTCGACTTTAATCTGTTTTTTGGTATAACTGAATTTTCCGGCAAAATTAGAAACATACAAACCTCTGTGATCTAAAAATGAAAATCTGTGAATGTTAGTATTTACATCTGAACCATACAATTTAAAATCGCTGATATAGGCATTTAGCTTTGTAAAATCCAGAAATTTTGGTGTATGCTTATTTTCATCAACAACAGAGAAATTTCCGTTGGTAATGTATGCGTTTCTGGCTGTTAAAAGGAAATGTTTAGTCGATTTTGTTTTTACCTGCTTTTCGGTTTCAAACAATTTTATAAACTTATTGATATTGTTTTCGTCTTCGCCTTTATAAGTTTTAAGATTAAAAATTAAACCTGTTAAACGAATATCACCAAAAATTAAGTCTCCATCGATTGCTCTTTTAATACTTAAAATATCAGTATTTATAAGGTCAGAATATATTAAAGTTTTTTTATGATGGTCTAAAATAAGTACTTTCTTTAGTTTTACGCCGCCAAAAATATTTATTGCCGCTTTATCAATACTAATGTTGGTTTTAAAATCTTTATTAAGAGTTTCGGTAATATATTTAGCAATTTTTGTCTGTACGACAGGCAGAGACAGAGTGATAGCAAGTATCAGCAAAAGTAAAATTAAGCCAATCAGGGTTCTGGATACTATTTTCTTTACTCTTTTGATAACGCTATTATTATTGTTTTTGTATTAATTTAATTTGAACAGACAAAGGACGGCTGTTTTGATAAAAATTCTTTAATTTTGGCATCTGCTTCAATCAAAGAAATTTCAAAATTTGATTTGTCAAATATAATCCAAAATTCGTGCCTTTATATGCAAAATTCAGAGGTTTTTATTCTTGCCATCGAAAGTTCATGCGACGATACTGCTGCCGCGGTTTTACATAACGACAAAGTACTCTCAAATGTTGTAGCCAATCAGTTAATTCACAATCAATACGGCGGTGTAGTTCCTGAATTAGCTTCGAGAGCACACCAGCAAAACATAGTTCCTGTAATCGATGCTGCACTTCGCAAAGCAAATGTACAAAAAGAACAGCTATCTGCCATTGCCTTTACACAAGGTCCCGGCCTAATGGGATCACTTTTGGTAGGAAGTTCTTTTGGTAAATCGTTATCATTGGCTTTAAATATTCCGTTAATCGCTGTAAATCACATGCATGCCCATATTTTAGCGCATTTTATTGACGAAGAAGGATACGATAAACCAGAATTTCCTTTTTTAGCTTTAACAATTAGTGGCGGACATACGCAGATTGTAAAAGTGAACAGTTTTTTTGACATGGAAATTATTGGAGAAACTACAGATGACGCGGTTGGAGAAGCTTTTGATAAAAGTGCAAAAATATTAGGACTTCCTTATCCGGGCGGGCCTTTAATTGATAAATATGCCAAAGAAGGAAACCCAAAAGCTTTTACTTTTACGAAACCAAAAGTTCCGGGATTGGATTTTAGTTTTTCCGGACTAAAAACAGCTATTTTATATTTCATTCAAAAAAACAAACAGGAAAATCCAAATTTCATCGAAGAAAACCTAAACGATATCTGTGCTTCAATTCAGCATACGATTATCGAAATTTTGATGGATAAATTAAAACTGGCTGTAAAAGAAACCGGAATTAAACAAATCGCTATTGGCGGCGGGGTTTCTGCAAATTCAGGAATCAGGACTACTTTAAAAGAAAGTGAAGCCAAATACGGCTGGAAAACTTTTATTCCAAAATTTGAATACACTACAGATAATGCCGCAATGATAGGAATTGTAGGCTACCAAAAATATTTATCAAAACGTTTTGAAGATTCTTCAGTAGTTTCTAAAGCACGAATTCAGTTTTAATTATGCAGTTATTTTACAATCCGGATATAGACGAAACAACCGAAAGTTTTTCTTTTGATAAAGAAGAAAGCAAACACATTATAAAAGTTTTACGCAAGAAAGATTCAGATATTCTTCACGTTACAAATGGTCAGGGATTATTGTTTGAAACCGAAATTACGCTGGCATCTGATAACAAATGTATCGTGAGCGTTCTTTCAATAAAAAAATCTCCAGAACCAAAATTTCGTCTGCACCTTGCTGTTGCGCCTACTAAAATGAATGACCGTTTTGAGTGGTTTTTAGAAAAAGCTACAGAAATAGGCATTCAGGAAATTACACCAATTATCTGCGATCGTTCTGAAAGAAAAGTGATTAATTTAGAGCGTTTTGAAAAAATAGTTTTATCGGCAATGAAACAATCTAATGAAATGTTTCTTCCAAAATTAAACGATGCTGTTTCGTTTAAAGAATTTATCAAGCAAAAAAATCAAGGCTTGCAGTTTATTGCGCACTGCGAAGAAACCGATAAAAAATCTTTGAAAGAATCTTTAAAATCAAACGAAAACGTAACCTTATTAATTGGTCCCGAAGGTGATTTTTCTGAAAAAGAAATTGCATTGGCTCTTGAAAACAACTATAAACC includes:
- a CDS encoding translocation/assembly module TamB domain-containing protein; its protein translation is MLILAITLSLPVVQTKIAKYITETLNKDFKTNISIDKAAINIFGGVKLKKVLILDHHKKTLIYSDLINTDILSIKRAIDGDLIFGDIRLTGLIFNLKTYKGEDENNINKFIKLFETEKQVKTKSTKHFLLTARNAYITNGNFSVVDENKHTPKFLDFTKLNAYISDFKLYGSDVNTNIHRFSFLDHRGLYVSNFAGKFSYTKKQIKVENLAIKTKRSWIYGKAILNYKVKDFLDFTDKVRFDVALDSSSIASNDIRYFYDGLGKNQHFKVKTKIKGPLNDLNLNHLRLSDANGSKIFGNINFKNLLGTKEQKFSMDGKFDKLIASYDNLVFILPGILGKSLPKELKRIGKFNITGKAKVSTTALETDFKMATDLGNGKVNLHMNNMDFIDKASYSGNIVLDNFNIGALLGRKDVGRTTLNLDVDGVGFTEKYLNTIVKGDINKLDYNKYRYSNIVVNGNFKLPYYKGQLSINDPNLNLTFDGLVDLSKRESRYDFHINVENSDLQKLRFVNDSISHFKGDAVVQVSGNSIENLQGNIIIKDAEYQNPQATYVFDDVTISSNFDADRLRTITINSADIVEGRIVGKFQFAQLDKLVMNSVGSLYTNYKPYKVKKGQFLRFNFHVYNKVVEMLYPDLKIDSSTVVRGKIDADLQEFKFGFRSKQITAAKNTFDNIRISIDNKNPLYNAFVELDSIKTPYYKIRDFNLINVTSKDTLFVRSEFKGGDKGQDYFNLDLYHTIDKKKNNIVGIKKSEMKFKDYLWYLNEDAAKDNQIVFDQYFKNFTIDNIVLSHENQKIDLNGIIKGKDYKDIVLNFEDVDINKITPYNSKFVFNGNLNGNVNYKQNKDVYQPTASIVVDHLNMNKVDLGTLNFDISGDQTFRKFTVNSSIVNGFAESFRANGTFNIENKETFMDLSLKLEGFNLATLGTIGGDVLSNIRGSVSGNAAVVGNLKKPEINGRLYVEKAGMTIPYLNTDYELSDRTVIDLTDEKFLFRNNQLTDTKYKTKGLLNGTIEHHNFGDWKLDLTITSKRLLALDTKDSEDAAYFGTAFINGTASIKGPTESLFIKVDAKSEKGTEVKIPINNVQSVGESSWIHFVTPKEKYNLQKGIVERTRNYNGLELEFDFDITPDAEVEVILDRNSGHGMKGKGYGSLLFKINTLGKFNMWGDFQAYEGTYNFKYGGLIDKKFAVKKGGSIIWEGNPMKAQLNLEAVYKTSANPAVLLDNSSFNKKVPVEVVIGLRGDLTSPEPNFDIQFPSVSNVLKSEIQYKLDDKDVRQTQALYLLSTGSFMSQDGFNQSDLSGTFAETAASLLGGIIKSDNDLINIDLNFISADRRLGQEADGQFVANISSQINERISINGKVGVPVGGVNESAIVGDIEILYRVNEDGSMNLRLFNKENDINYIGQGIGYTQGVGISYEVDFDTFSELVNKLFKSHKLEKAIKKSDDFQDSNLNPDYLNFKSAKEAEKDKKKPEKEEEKKPKPQNNNEGLIPDNDF
- the tsaD gene encoding tRNA (adenosine(37)-N6)-threonylcarbamoyltransferase complex transferase subunit TsaD, coding for MQNSEVFILAIESSCDDTAAAVLHNDKVLSNVVANQLIHNQYGGVVPELASRAHQQNIVPVIDAALRKANVQKEQLSAIAFTQGPGLMGSLLVGSSFGKSLSLALNIPLIAVNHMHAHILAHFIDEEGYDKPEFPFLALTISGGHTQIVKVNSFFDMEIIGETTDDAVGEAFDKSAKILGLPYPGGPLIDKYAKEGNPKAFTFTKPKVPGLDFSFSGLKTAILYFIQKNKQENPNFIEENLNDICASIQHTIIEILMDKLKLAVKETGIKQIAIGGGVSANSGIRTTLKESEAKYGWKTFIPKFEYTTDNAAMIGIVGYQKYLSKRFEDSSVVSKARIQF
- a CDS encoding 16S rRNA (uracil(1498)-N(3))-methyltransferase, with amino-acid sequence MQLFYNPDIDETTESFSFDKEESKHIIKVLRKKDSDILHVTNGQGLLFETEITLASDNKCIVSVLSIKKSPEPKFRLHLAVAPTKMNDRFEWFLEKATEIGIQEITPIICDRSERKVINLERFEKIVLSAMKQSNEMFLPKLNDAVSFKEFIKQKNQGLQFIAHCEETDKKSLKESLKSNENVTLLIGPEGDFSEKEIALALENNYKPVTLGNTRLRTETAAVVACHSVVFFNEV